TTCCTCGCCGCGCTGCTGCTGCCGCTGGGGATGCCGGTACTCGCCGAGGCCCAGCCGCCCGCCCCGGCGCCCACCGTGCCAGCGCCCGCGGCCGAGCGGCCAGGCGGGGAAGCGAACCTCATCCTGCCGGATCTGAGCGCCGCGACCTTCCAGGGGATCAACGGCCGCACGCTGCTGATGGGCGGCCTGCTCGTGTGCGTCTTCGGCCTCGCGTTCGGCATGGTGATCTTCTACCGGCTGAAAAACCTGCCGGTGCATCGCTCGATGCTCGAGGTCTCGGAACTCATCTACGAGACGTGCAAGACCTACCTGATCACGCAGGGGAAGTTCCTCCTGATCCTCGAGGCCTTCATCGCCGTCATCATCGTTTTGTACTTCGGCGTCCTCCTGCGCTTCGAGGCGGTGAAGGTCGTGATCATCCTGCTCTTCAGCCTCATCGGCATCGGCGGCAGCTACGGCGTCGCTTGGTTCGGGATGCGCATCAACACCTTCGCCAACTCGCGCACCGCCTTCGCGAGCCTGAAGGGCGAGCCGTTCCCCGTCTACGCGATCCCTCTCAAGGCCGGGATGAGCGTGGGGATGCTGCTCATCAGCGTGGAGCTGTTTCTGATGCTCTGCATCCTTCTCTTCATCCCCGGGGACTACGCCGGTCCGTGCTTCATCGGCTTTGCCATCGGCGAGTCTCTCGGCGCCGCTGCCCTCCGCATCGCCGGCGGCATCTTCACCAAGATCGCCGACATCGGCTCCGATCTCATGAAGATCGTCTTCAACATCAAGGAGGACGACGCGCGCAATCCGGGCGTCATCGCCGACTGCACCGGCGACAACGCCGGCGACTCGGTGGGGCCCACCGCCGACGGCTTCGAAACCTACGGCGTGACGGGGGTGGCCCTCATCTCGTTCATCCTGCTCGCAGTCAGAGAGCCGGCCGTCCAGGTCCAGCTGCTGGTCTGGATCTTCATGATGCGCGTGCTGATGATCGTAGCCAGCGGCGCCTCCTACCTGATCAACGAGGCCATCACCCGGCACCGGTACGCCGGGGCCAGCCGGATGAACTTCGAAGCGCCCCTGACCTCGCTCGTGTGGCTGACCTCCGCGGTGTCGGTCGTGCTCACCTATCTCGCCTCGTACGTGATGATCCGCGAGTTGGGCGACGGCACGCTCTGGTGGAAGCTGTCGACCGTCATCACCTGCGGCACCCTGGCCGGCGCCATCATCCCCGAGCTGGTCAAGATCTTCACCTCGACCGAGTCGTCTCACGTCCGCGAGGTCGTGACCTCGGCGCGGGAGGGCGGCGCGTCGCTCGACATCCTCTCGGGGCTGGTGGCGGGGAACTTCAGCGCCTACTGGCTCGGCATCGTGGTCGTGCTGCTGATGGGCACCGCCTATGGGGTCAGCACCACGGGCCTCGGCGCCCTCATGGTCGCCCCGGCCGTCTTCGCCTTCGGGCTGGTGGCCTTCGGCTTCCTGGGCATGGGACCGGTGACGATCGCGGTGGACTCCTACGGTCCCGTGACCGACAACGCCCAGTCGATCTTCGAGCTGTCGCTCATCGAGCAGATCCCCAACGTGAAGGAGCAAATCCGCCGGGAGCACGGCTTTGAGGTGAACTTCGAACGGGCCAAGCACATGCTCGAGGAGAACGACGGCGCCGGCAACACCTTCAAGGCCACCGCTAAGCCCGTCCTCATCGGCACCGCGGTCGTCGGCGCCACCACGATGATCTTCTCCATCATCGTGCTGCTGACCCACGGTCTCACCCAGAACCTGGACAAGCTCTCACTGCTCCATCCGCCCTTCCTGCTGGGCCTCATCACCGGCGGCGCGGTCATCTACTGGTTCACGGGCGCCTCCATGCAGGCCGTCACCACGGGGGCCTACCGGGCCGTGGAGTTCATCAAGGCCAACATCCGCCTGGAGGGAGTGACCAAAGCCTCAGTGACCGACAGCAAGAAGGTCGTGGCGATTTGCACCCAGTACGCCCAGAAGGGCATGTTCAACATCTTCCTGACCGTGTTCTTCTCCACGCTGGCCTTCGCCTTCTTGGAGCCGTACTTCTTCATCGGGTACCTGATCTCGATCGCGCTCTTCGGCCTCTTCCAGGCCGTCTTCATGGCCAACGCCGGCGGGGCCTGGGACAACGCCAAGAAGGTCGTCGAGGTCGAGCTGAAGGAGAAGGGCACCGCGCTGCACGCGGCGACCGTGGTGGGCGACACGGTCGGCGACCCCTTCAAGGACACGTCCTCGGTCGCGATGAATCCGATCATCAAGTTCACGACCCTGTTCGGCCTCCTGGCGGTAGAGCTGGCGGTCACGCTGACGGCGGAGCGAGGGGCCACGCTCAGCCATCTGCTGGCGCTGGCGTTCTTCGGGCTGTCGCTGATCTTCGTCTGGCGGTCCTTCTACAGCATGCGCATCCGGGGCGGGGCGCCCGCGACTGTGACGACGGGCCCCGGCCGCCGCGTGAGCGAGGTGGCGCGGGGAAAGTAGGCGCCGGGTGGAGTTCCTCCTCGACCTGGCCAGCGGCCGCTATGCGCTCGATGACCTGATCCGCTGGGGCGGATACCTCGTCCTCGTCGCCATCGTCTTCACGGAAACCGGGCTGCTGGTCGGCTTCTTCCTTCCCGGCGACTCGCTGCTCATCACGGCGGGGCTGGTGGCCGCAGCCGGCGGGCTGAACATCTGGTGGCTCAACGCGCTGCTGGCGGCGGCGGCCATCGTCGGCGACAGCGTGGGCTATGCCATCGGCGCGCGCATCGGGCCCCGGCTCTTCACCCGCGAGAAGTCCCTGCTCTTCAATCCCCGCCACCTCGAGCGCACGCGCCAGTTCTACGCTCGCCACGGCGCCAAGACCATCGTCATCGCGCGCTTCGTCCCCATCATCCGGACGTTCGCGCCGGTGGTGGCCGGCGTAGGGCAGATGCGGTATCGACGGTTCCTCTTTTACAATGTCGTCGGCGGTGTGGGATGGGTGGTCAGTATGACGTGGGCCGGCTACCTGCTGGGCCAGACGATCCCGAACATCGACCGCCACATCCATGTCGTGGTGGCGGTGGTCGTCGGGCTCTCGCTGATCCCCATCGTTGTCGAGGTCGTGCGCGAGCGGAGAAAGCGGTCGGCGGCCTCCTGACCCTCCTCGCCGCGATCCTGGGGCGCCTGCCCGCCCCCGTGACCGCCTGGCTGGGCCGGCGGATCGGCGACATCGGCTACCTCATCCTCCGTCGGCGGCGTCACGTCGCGCTCGACAATCTGCGCCACGCCTTCCCCGAGCTGTCGCCCGCCGCGCGCCGTCGCCTCGGTCGACGCTCCTACCGGCACCTCGGGCAACTTTTCGTGGAGCTATGCGCGCTGCTCACGCGCCCCGTCGACCGGTTCCTCGAGCGTGTCACGGTCGAGGGGCGTGAGCACCTGGACAGGGTCATGATGGGGCACGGGCGTGCGCTGGTCCTCACGGCGCACCTCGGGAATTGGGAGGTACTCACGGCGGCCCACCTCCTCACGGCCTATCGGCTCGCGGTGGTAGTCCGGCCACTGGATTCGCTGTGGCTCAACCCTCTGGCGGAACGCCTTCGACGGAGGGCGGGGGTGGAGCTGATCGACAAGCGTCGGGCGCTCCGGCCGGTGCTCAGCGCGCTGGCCCAGGGCCGGCTCGTCGGCATCCTGCTCGATCAGAACGCCTCGCGCCGCGAGGGCGTCTTCGTTCCCTTCTTCGGACGGCTGGCCAGCACCTCCCGCTCGATGGCCGTGCTGGCGCTGCGGACCGGCGTCCCGGTGATCCCGATCTTCGCCCGGCGCGAGACCGCCGGCCGGCATCGCGTGATCATTCATCCCCCGCTCGAGCCGGCCACGACGAATGAGAGGGAGGAAGCGATCGTCGAACTGACGGCGCGCTGCACGGCGGTGATCGAGGCGGCGATCCGCGAGGTGCCGGAGCAGTGGCTCTGGATGCACAGCCGCTGGCGCACGCGTCCCGAGGAGGCCCCATGATGGCGCGCGCGCTCCTGGCCGCTTTGACCGTGGCGGCGACCGCCTCCGCCGCGGCGCTCGACATCCGGACGGAGGACTATCGTGATAACGCCACCCAGGGCGCGGTCGGCGCGGTGACCGGCCGCGCCCTGGCGGAGGGCCTCCGGCCCGCGGCACCTGAACGGCCGGTGACTGACGTCGGGATCACGCTCGTGCCGCGCTCGCAAGCCGTCCTGACCAGACTGGGGGAGATCCGCAATCGAGCCCGGCGTGACCTGAACGCCTTCCGCACTTCGGCGGGGGCCATCGTGGAGGCCCGGCGCGCGTACGAGCGGGCTCTCTCGGAAGTGGGTGCGGCCGACCTCGTGCGCTTCACCGTGGTCGATGCCGAGGGGAGGTTCGATGTGCAGAGGATTCCGGCCGGGGGCTGGCTCCTGATTGCCCAGCGGGCGGTCTATACGCGGAAAGAGTCGTCGCAGCTCTCGAAGAGAGAGCGCCGGCTCTTTGAGCGCCAGCCGAAGCTGACCGGCTATTACGCCGTCACC
The Candidatus Methylomirabilota bacterium DNA segment above includes these coding regions:
- a CDS encoding sodium-translocating pyrophosphatase gives rise to the protein MPVLAEAQPPAPAPTVPAPAAERPGGEANLILPDLSAATFQGINGRTLLMGGLLVCVFGLAFGMVIFYRLKNLPVHRSMLEVSELIYETCKTYLITQGKFLLILEAFIAVIIVLYFGVLLRFEAVKVVIILLFSLIGIGGSYGVAWFGMRINTFANSRTAFASLKGEPFPVYAIPLKAGMSVGMLLISVELFLMLCILLFIPGDYAGPCFIGFAIGESLGAAALRIAGGIFTKIADIGSDLMKIVFNIKEDDARNPGVIADCTGDNAGDSVGPTADGFETYGVTGVALISFILLAVREPAVQVQLLVWIFMMRVLMIVASGASYLINEAITRHRYAGASRMNFEAPLTSLVWLTSAVSVVLTYLASYVMIRELGDGTLWWKLSTVITCGTLAGAIIPELVKIFTSTESSHVREVVTSAREGGASLDILSGLVAGNFSAYWLGIVVVLLMGTAYGVSTTGLGALMVAPAVFAFGLVAFGFLGMGPVTIAVDSYGPVTDNAQSIFELSLIEQIPNVKEQIRREHGFEVNFERAKHMLEENDGAGNTFKATAKPVLIGTAVVGATTMIFSIIVLLTHGLTQNLDKLSLLHPPFLLGLITGGAVIYWFTGASMQAVTTGAYRAVEFIKANIRLEGVTKASVTDSKKVVAICTQYAQKGMFNIFLTVFFSTLAFAFLEPYFFIGYLISIALFGLFQAVFMANAGGAWDNAKKVVEVELKEKGTALHAATVVGDTVGDPFKDTSSVAMNPIIKFTTLFGLLAVELAVTLTAERGATLSHLLALAFFGLSLIFVWRSFYSMRIRGGAPATVTTGPGRRVSEVARGK
- a CDS encoding VTT domain-containing protein, producing the protein MEFLLDLASGRYALDDLIRWGGYLVLVAIVFTETGLLVGFFLPGDSLLITAGLVAAAGGLNIWWLNALLAAAAIVGDSVGYAIGARIGPRLFTREKSLLFNPRHLERTRQFYARHGAKTIVIARFVPIIRTFAPVVAGVGQMRYRRFLFYNVVGGVGWVVSMTWAGYLLGQTIPNIDRHIHVVVAVVVGLSLIPIVVEVVRERRKRSAAS
- a CDS encoding lysophospholipid acyltransferase family protein, which encodes MGRLPAPVTAWLGRRIGDIGYLILRRRRHVALDNLRHAFPELSPAARRRLGRRSYRHLGQLFVELCALLTRPVDRFLERVTVEGREHLDRVMMGHGRALVLTAHLGNWEVLTAAHLLTAYRLAVVVRPLDSLWLNPLAERLRRRAGVELIDKRRALRPVLSALAQGRLVGILLDQNASRREGVFVPFFGRLASTSRSMAVLALRTGVPVIPIFARRETAGRHRVIIHPPLEPATTNEREEAIVELTARCTAVIEAAIREVPEQWLWMHSRWRTRPEEAP